A genome region from Eremothecium gossypii ATCC 10895 chromosome VII, complete sequence includes the following:
- a CDS encoding uncharacterized protein (Syntenic homolog of Saccharomyces cerevisiae YLR152C), giving the protein MKNAGPYEKAECNSADRKIVKSVSSFFSYLKILDLRDRIIRFGRCPLYIGCVRRGIKMLSIGLGVAVFIAIKPVLKIYVILLIGYLAARYNILNAEITRGISNLVVNILIPSLTFNKIVQTLSNKDIKTIGVVILNALVLFALGGICSLLIHGLAPVPKRWFWGLIFAGIFPNISDLPIAYVQSMQNSGLFSMDDLNKGVAYICIFLTFQGFIFMNLGAYRIVGLDFRDSDDEERSKGDSKLRDIVHPMARQQVGSRNLSRNSFGSISHAAQAASSRGSRLTQEAAVIENAVSASSHHPDACTGFGEQAEDIDSPISHHANRAMDTALSLQFRDSPSALDTQTISVKSLPCHAVGESLQFENVCAPPATAYSICSRRTHERALGAELGRGSYSLPQALEVCPPNLAPHGYPVGEEQADRNAREQLFEDVSRVSSTNHTEKSGSAPSFKNSRRRWLYYIVMTCCRPASSGPLLGILCAMVPTLRALFVHNDLKLENAPDGQPVLNFIMDITEYLGNACVPTGLLLLGSTFANMRIESLPKGIWRAVLMLTSFKLVALPIIGILFAGELRNINWLHDDIGKFVIILTWTMPSTSAQVYFTTFFATADGHRLQMSLLSLFFMTQYAVLFFAMAFVVTYTIKFQLN; this is encoded by the coding sequence ATGAAAAACGCAGGTCCGTACGAAAAGGCAGAATGCAACTCCGCAGATAGAAAAATAGTTAAAAGTGTTTCTAGTTTCTTTAGCTATCTGAAAATTCTGGATCTTAGGGACCGGATCATTCGATTTGGCCGCTGCCCGCTATATATAGGCTGTGTTAGGCGAGGTATAAAAATGCTTTCCATTGGATTAGGGGTTGCTGTCTTCATAGCTATCAAACCAGTTCTCAAGATATACGTCATCCTTCTCATAGGCTATTTAGCAGCCCGTTACAATATCCTAAACGCAGAAATAACGCGCGGGATATCCAATTTGGTGGTCAATATTCTCATTCCTAGTCTGACGTTCAACAAAATTGTGCAGACGTTATCGAACAAGGATATCAAGACGATCGGTGTGGTAATTTTGAACGCTCTGGTCTTATTCGCACTTGGTGGGATCTGTTCCCTCCTCATACATGGACTTGCACCTGTTCCTAAACGTTGGTTTTGGGGATTGATTTTCGCCGGCATATTTCCCAATATATCTGATTTACCCATCGCATATGTGCAGAGTATGCAAAATAGCGGCTTATTCTCCATGGACGACTTAAATAAGGGAGTTGCATATATATGCATCTTTCTGACATTCCAAGGATTCATTTTCATGAACCTTGGGGCATATCGTATTGTAGGGCTGGATTTTCGAGATTCAGATGACGAAGAAAGATCAAAGGGAGATTCAAAACTAAGGGACATAGTTCACCCAATGGCCCGGCAGCAGGTTGGCTCTCGCAACTTAAGTAGAAATTCTTTTGGTAGTATTTCACACGCTGCACAGGCTGCAAGTTCTCGGGGTAGCAGGCTCACGCAAGAGGCTGCTGTCATAGAAAACGCTGTCTCCGCGTCGAGCCACCATCCTGACGCTTGCACTGGCTTCGGCGAACAGGCTGAAGATATAGACTCACCAATCTCCCATCATGCAAATAGAGCAATGGACACGGCTCTGTCACTACAATTTCGAGATTCGCCTTCGGCGCTGGACACACAGACGATCTCGGTCAAATCCCTCCCCTGCCACGCGGTTGGAGAAAGCTTGCAGTTTGAAAATGTGTGCGCTCCACCAGCTACTGCATATAGCATTTGTTCTAGGAGGACGCACGAGCGGGCGCTGGGAGCTGAGCTTGGTCGCGGCTCATACTCGCTGCCGCAGGCCCTTGAAGTCTGTCCCCCGAACCTGGCCCCACATGGATATCCCGTAGGGGAGGAACAAGCGGACCGCAATGCTCGAGAACAGCTTTTTGAAGATGTATCTCGAGTGTCTAGTACGAATCACACAGAGAAGAGTGGTTCGGCACCTTCATTCAAAAACAGTCGCCGTAGGTGGCTTTACTACATTGTCATGACTTGCTGCCGGCCGGCATCCTCGGGGCCGCTGCTGGGCATACTGTGCGCCATGGTGCCAACCCTGCGGGCCTTGTTTGTCCACAATGACCTGAAGCTCGAGAACGCACCAGATGGTCAGCCAGTGCTCAATTTTATCATGGACATAACCGAGTATTTGGGAAATGCTTGCGTCCCCACAGGATTGCTACTCCTCGGTTCGACTTTTGCCAATATGCGCATTGAATCCCTTCCAAAAGGTATATGGCGCGCTGTTTTGATGCTCACGTCCTTCAAGTTAGTAGCGCTCCCGATAATTGGCATACTATTTGCCGGTGAGCTCCGAAATATCAATTGGCTTCACGACGACATCGGCAAATTCGTCATCATTCTTACATGGACCATGCCAAGCACCTCTGCGCAGGTCTACTTTACTACCTTTTTTGCAACTGCTGACGGCCATCGCCTGCAAATGTCTCTGCTGTCGCTTTTTTTTATGACACAGTACGCAGTCTTATTCTTCGCTATGGCTTTTGTTGTCACATATACTATTAAGTTCCAACTTAACTAG
- the ACS2 gene encoding acetate--CoA ligase ACS2 (Syntenic homolog of Saccharomyces cerevisiae YLR153C (ACS2)) has product MSCKEHKVVHEAHNVEARKTPDHFYRSQPGPSYVQDIEQYRTMYQQSIEDPDAFFGEKAREFLHWEKDFTHVRAGSLRTGDTAWFLNGELNAAYNCVDRHALENPDKVAIIYEADDEADNRVVTFGELLRQVSQVAGVLQSWGVKKGDTVAVYMPMIPEAVVAMLAVARLGAVHSVIFAGFSSGSLRDRIVDAESKVVITCDEGRRGGKTVHTKKIVDEGLAGVGVVSHILVFQRTGSEGIPMKAGRDFWWHEEVRKQRGYLPPVSVNAEDPIFLLYTSGSTGSPKGVVHTTGGYLLGAALTTRYVFDIHPEDVLFTAGDVGWITGHTYALYGPLCLGTATIIFESTPAYPDYGRYWRIIQRHKATHFYVAPTAMRLIKTVGEQEISKYDLSSLRVLGSVGEPIAPDLWEWYNEKVGNNNCVVCDTMWQTESGSHLIAPLAGAIPTKPGSATVPFFGINACIIDPVTGDELEGNDVEGVLAIKSPWPSMARSVWNNHDRYIETYLKPYPGYYFTGDGAGRDHDGYYWIRGRVDDVVNVSGHRLSTAEIEAALSEHEGVSQAAVVGIADELTGQAVVAFVSLKEGYGRGSSTDTDPESIAPDVVPLDTLRRELVLQVRAEIGPFAAPKSVIVVDDLPKTRSGKIMRRTLRKISANEADQLGDLSTLANPETVPAIIAAVGAQFLKGKK; this is encoded by the coding sequence ATGTCTTGCAAGGAACACAAGGTGGTGCATGAGGCGCACAATGTGGAAGCACGCAAGACGCCCGACCACTTCTATCGGTCGCAACCCGGCCCGTCGTATGTGCAGGATATAGAGCAATATCGGACGATGTACCAACAGTCAATTGAAGATCCGGATGCCTTTTTTGGTGAGAAGGCGCGGGAGTTCTTACACTGGGAGAAGGACTTCACGCACGTTCGGGCGGGGAGTTTGCGGACCGGGGACACGGCGTGGTTTCTCAACGGTGAGTTGAACGCAGCTTACAACTGTGTGGATCGGCACGCGCTGGAGAATCCAGACAAGGTGGCGATAATCTACGAGGCTGATGACGAGGCTGACAACCGTGTTGTTACATTCGGTGAGCTTCTACGGCAAGTGTCGCAGGTGGCAGGCGTGCTACAGTCGTGGGGCGTGAAGAAGGGAGATACTGTTGCTGTCTATATGCCGATGATCCCGGAGGCGGTTGTGGCAATGCTCGCCGTCGCCCGTTTAGGCGCCGTGCATTCCGTGATTTTTGCCGGATTTTCATCTGGGTCGCTACGTGATCGTATCGTGGACGCTGAATCCAAAGTGGTAATAACGTGCGATGAGGGCCGCCGTGGTGGGAAGACAGTGCACACAAAGAAGATTGTAGATGAGGGCCTAGCTGGCGTTGGCGTTGTCAGCCACATTTTAGTGTTCCAGAGAACCGGTTCCGAGGGAATTCCAATGAAGGCCGGCAGGGACTTCTGGTGGCACGAGGAGGTACGCAAGCAACGAGGCTATCTTCCACCGGTTTCTGTGAATGCAGAAGACCCGATCTTCCTTCTCTACACCTCTGGGTCTACCGGATCTCCTAAAGGAGTGGTCCACACCACTGGCGGGTATTTGCTAGGCGCCGCTCTAACTACCAGGTATGTATTTGACATCCATCCTGAGGACGTACTTTTCACTGCAGGCGATGTCGGCTGGATTACTGGACACACCTATGCGCTCTACGGTCCATTATGCCTAGGAACTGCTACTATAATATTCGAGTCTACTCCGGCGTATCCAGACTATGGCAGATATTGGCGGATTATTCAGCGCCACAAGGCGACACACTTCTACGTTGCACCAACGGCCATGCGGTTAATCAAGACTGTTGGGGAGCAAGAAATTTCAAAGTACGATTTATCCTCTTTGAGAGTTCTAGGGTCCGTCGGGGAACCGATCGCTCCAGATTTGTGGGAATGGTACAATGAAAAGGTGGGCAATAACAACTGTGTTGTCTGCGATACGATGTGGCAAACTGAGTCTGGTTCACATTTGATTGCTCCTTTGGCTGGTGCAATTCCAACAAAGCCGGGATCTGCAACTGTCCCATTCTTTGGTATTAATGCGTGTATCATTGATCCTGTTACGGGTGATGAATTGGAGGGCAATGACGTGGAAGGCGTGCTTGCGATCAAGTCACCTTGGCCCTCGATGGCGCGTTCAGTCTGGAATAATCATGACCGCTACATTGAAACGTACCTAAAACCCTACCCTGGCTACTACTTCACAGGTGATGGAGCTGGAAGAGATCATGACGGATATTACTGGATCAGAGGCAGAGTTGACGATGTCGTAAACGTTTCGGGTCACCGTCTCTCTACTGCTGAAATAGAGGCCGCGTTATCGGAACACGAGGGTGTATCGCAGGCCGCTGTCGTTGGTATTGCGGATGAGCTAACTGGACAAGCCGTTGTTGCTTTCGTGTCTTTAAAGGAAGGATATGGAAGAGGATCTTCTACGGATACGGACCCGGAGTCGATCGCACCCGATGTTGTTCCTTTAGACACTCTGCGCCGCGAGCTAGTGCTGCAAGTTAGAGCAGAAATCGGTCCATTTGCTGCGCCAAAATCGGTTATTGTCGTGGACGATCTTCCCAAGACCAGATCTGGCAAGATCATGAGAAGAACACTAAGAAAAATATCGGCAAATGAGGCCGACCAGCTTGGTGACTTGTCTACGCTTGCGAACCCAGAGACAGTTCCCGCCATTATTGCTGCTGTAGGTGCCCAATTTCTCAAGGGAAAGAAATAA
- the SEC7 gene encoding Arf family guanine nucleotide exchange factor SEC7 (Syntenic homolog of Saccharomyces cerevisiae YDR170C (SEC7)) has translation MASSVDRVNEVSPPESVQKENMSNNSTEDVAEHVQVGKEVISGTNANGVAQKKTFDEPVIEISTPASVQKENMSSNSVEDVAQHVQMGADAIPDTSANSSDQNNALGESTKVEQTSEDGDERFVKGPVEATGNSTAPSPPTSQDNLKRHTRAYSNVSGSPWTMKSAVHLVKTTLEGILQAKSMHKHPNNEKLVEKTVKNLTEQLLQSENDPKFLDSLLVFEALRACCRTNVPEIQVSALDCLSKLFAFKALDENVLVNPPNSAASNDQGTTLPDSGVTPPPRMRLIDAAVDTITDCFDGEATDGKVELQVVRALASCILTDEPYCNCHGASLLKAVRQIYNIFILSLSSSNQGIAQATLTQIVNATFEKINVVSLYPPSFSQNSLRKEPLEHYSPTSVEDQPPLTLQNLESFNEEHEGQLDSMDTEHDASTTDEQSLIVKDAFLVFRVMSKLSVKPLDDNLDMRSYAVRSKLLALHIIHSIMRDHIDVFLSHNVLLPGKQNTTLLNGVKQYLCLALARNAASPIAPVFEITFEIMWLLVSNLRSEFKREIPVFLTEIYFPISHMKSSTPHQKRYFLSVIQRLCNDPRTLIEFYLNYDCDSSMPNIVETVVDYLTRLALTRVDITASQRAYYDEQVNKPLATYNLSQLPLLSISNVSSMSVAPQQLQFPVEFALKMTSLKCMLAVLRSLNSWADKATAPNGTLNHNRASVGSSTIERKHSSAFSSFSHTMNTTPVGDQNSVQQSEASEDIDDPTQFENLKLRKTELQKCIRLFNFKPHKGIQDLLKLGFIKDTTPNAIAKWLLYTPGLDLAAVGDYLGEGSEENIAIMHAFVDELDFSNLSLVDALRVFLQRFRLPGEGQKIDRFMLKFAERYVDQNPDRFATLTAYTLSYSIILLNTDLHSSQIKNKMTLDEFVDNNRGIDNGKDLPRELLAQLFNEIAQNEIKLQSEQHQAMIAGDLNPVHQQSAFAFFSGKDLEREAYMQLSKEISSKTELVFKNWEKAKSGDKVFYAASHVEHVRSIFETLWMSFLAALTPPFKEYDDLETTMMCLEGLKMSIKISTRFGIDYARASFIGALIQFANLQNIQEIQPKNVNAIIALLEVALSEGNFFRDSWRDVLVIASQVERLQLISKGVDGESVPDVAQARLANHRSSFDSTRSMSMSFFERWTKKSNPIEIAQEKHHNQSLSPEIYDYISSSKLVVLIDRIFTNSSKLSGQGIMDFIKALIQVSREEIESSQDAATPRMFSLQKMVDVCYYNMDRIRVEWTPIWAVLGEAFNWTATSPNLAVVFFAIDSLRQLSIRFLDIEELPGFEFQHDFLKPFQHIIQNTTNTDVQEMCMECFRNFILVKSTTLKSGWKPILESLQFCARSSKESIVLKTYQLITVDVMKDHFESVFVQEDAFIELVGVLREITKNRKYQKLSLHSLKSLKKIYQKVAELCFKKENQHLLHGKDIFEDIWYPVLYSFNDAVMTADDLEVRSRALNFMFDALVEYGGEFGISFWESVCTRLLFPIFGVLSKHWEVNQFNSHDDLSVWLSTTLIQALRNMVALFTHYFDSLNEMLDGFLVLLVSCICQENDTIARIGRSCLQQLIIQNTNKFGTTHWEQVTNSFARLFELTTATELFESDPLKRGRKPSVATINTNGTAETQSCASDVDREVERAQREEKGEDVGNASTEEDKPMSRLVRTKSSEEIGHRVSIKNTIVVKCVLQLLMIESLSELFADENFANAIPFKNAIRLTSLLESSYWFARDFNDDFELRNRLVNARIVDKIPNLMKQETSSSAVLIDILFKIYLNDETPDSETSADLLARLVGICTQIVVRYVALDEATMERTIATWRPVIVEILLGYHELDDDDFRSQSPAMYKLVLQVLDKACPLDLRHAIKVFLSRVGDLYLV, from the coding sequence ATGGCTAGTAGTGTTGACCGAGTGAATGAGGTTTCTCCTCCGGAATCGGTGCAGAAGGAAAATATGTCGAACAACTCTACAGAAGATGTTGCAGAGCACGTCCAGGTAGGCAAAGAGGTTATATCAGGGACCAATGCCAATGGCGTAGCCCAAAAGAAGACATTCGACGAGCCAGTTATTGAGATTTCGACTCCGGCATCGGTGCAGAAGGAAAATATGTCCAGCAACTCCGTTGAAGATGTTGCACAGCATGTCCAAATGGGCGCAGATGCTATACCAGATACTAGTGCCAACAGCTCAGACCAAAATAACGCGTTGGGCGAGAGTACGAAAGTCGAGCAGACATCAGAGGATGGCGACGAACGCTTTGTGAAGGGTCCTGTAGAAGCCACAGGAAATTCGACTGCTCCCAGTCCACCCACGTCGCAGGATAATCTCAAGCGTCACACAAGGGCATATTCCAATGTCTCTGGTAGTCCATGGACGATGAAATCCGCAGTGCATCTTGTGAAAACTACGCTAGAGGGTATACTACAAGCAAAATCCATGCACAAACATCCTAATAATGAAAAACTGGTTGAGAAAACTGTGAAAAACTTGACCGAGCAACTCCTGCAATCTGAAAACGATCCAAAGTTTTTGGATTCTCTGTTGGTCTTTGAGGCACTACGTGCTTGCTGTAGAACTAATGTTCCAGAAATACAGGTTAGCGCTCTTGATTGTCTATCAAAGTTGTTTGCCTTTAAGGCGTTAGACGAGAATGTTTTAGTCAACCCTCCAAATTCCGCAGCATCAAACGACCAGGGCACGACGTTGCCAGACTCTGGTGTTACACCACCTCCAAGAATGCGGCTGATAGATGCTGCCGTTGATACCATAACCGACTGTTTTGATGGAGAAGCGACTGATGGGAAGGTCGAGTTGCAGGTAGTCCGCGCCCTCGCAAGCTGTATATTGACAGATGAGCCTTATTGCAATTGTCACGGTGCATCACTATTAAAGGCCGTCAGACAAATCTATAATATTTTCATCCTGTCACTAAGCTCGTCCAACCAGGGAATTGCACAAGCAACGCTAACGCAGATTGTAAATGCTACTTTTGAGAAGATCAATGTTGTGTCATTGTATCCACCATCTTTTTCTCAGAATAGTCTGAGGAAAGAGCCATTAGAACATTATTCGCCGACATCAGTCGAGGACCAACCGCCTCTAACCCTTCAAAACTTAGAAAGCTTCAATGAGGAACACGAAGGACAGTTAGATAGTATGGATACAGAGCATGATGCTTCCACTACTGACGAGCAAAGTTTGATAGTCAAGGATGCTTTTTTGGTTTTCCGGGTGATGTCCAAACTCTCTGTTAAACCACTGGATGACAACTTAGATATGAGGTCATACGCTGTGCGCTCGAAATTACTTGCACTTCATATCATCCATTCTATAATGCGGGACCATATAGACGTGTTTTTGTCGCATAATGTTTTGCTTCCCGGAAAGCAGAACACCACCCTTCTGAATGGTGTCAAACAATACTTATGTCTTGCACTAGCAAGAAATGCAGCATCGCCCATAGCTCCTGTATTTGAAATTACTTTTGAAATAATGTGGTTGCTGGTTTCTAACTTGAGATCTGAATTTAAACGTGAGATACCCGTTTTTCTGACAGAGATATATTTCCCTATATCTCACATGAAATCTTCTACTCCACATCAGAAGAGGTATTTTTTGAGTGTTATCCAACGACTATGCAATGACCCGAGAACCTTAATTGAATTCTACCTAAATTATGACTGCGACAGTAGTATGCCTAATATTGTCGAGACTGTTGTGGATTATTTGACGCGACTGGCGCTAACACGTGTCGATATCACCGCATCACAGCGTGCGTACTATGATGAACAAGTGAACAAACCCCTTGCAACGTATAACCTATCGCAGTTGCCTTTATTATCCATATCTAATGTTAGCAGTATGTCTGTTGCTCCACAGCAACTCCAATTCCCGGTGGAATTTGCGCTTAAAATGACCTCGTTGAAATGTATGTTGGCCGTGCTAAGATCACTAAATTCTTGGGCCGACAAGGCGACGGCTCCAAATGGCACATTAAACCACAATAGGGCATCTGTTGGCTCCAGTACGATTGAAAGGAAGCACTCTTCGGCTTTTAGCTCTTTCAGTCACACTATGAACACAACACCTGTAGGAGACCAGAATAGTGTCCAACAATCGGAAGCGAGTGAGGATATTGATGATCCCACACAGTTTGAAAATTTGAAGTTAAGGAAAACAGAACTGCAAAAATGTATTCGGTTATTCAACTTCAAACCACATAAGGGAATACAAGATCTTTTGAAACTTGGCTTTATTAAAGATACAACGCCGAACGCTATTGCTAAATGGTTACTTTATACACCGGGATTAGATCTCGCAGCGGTAGGTGACTACCTAGGCGAGGGCTCAGAGGAAAATATTGCAATAATGCACGCTTTCGTTGATGAGTTAGACTTCAGTAATCTTTCGTTAGTTGATGCGTTGCGTGTTTTTCTTCAGAGGTTTAGGTTACCGGGTGAAGGCCAGAAAATCGATCGCTTCATGCTGAAATTTGCCGAGCGCTATGTTGACCAGAACCCCGATAGGTTTGCGACTCTTACCGCATACACTTTGTCTTATTCCATCATTCTCCTGAATACCGATTTGCACTCTTCTCAAATTAAAAACAAGATGACGCTCGATGAGTTCGTTGACAATAATAGAGGTATAGACAATGGTAAGGATTTACCGAGAGAATTACTTGCCCAGCTGTTTAATGAAATTGCGCAAAACGAAATCAAATTACAATCGGAGCAGCATCAAGCAATGATTGCAGGTGATTTAAACCCCGTGCACCAACAATCCGCCTTTGCATTCTTCAGCGGCAAAGATTTAGAAAGGGAAGCGTATATGCAGTTATCGAAAGAGATATCTTCCAAAACAGAGTTAGTTTTCAAAAATTGGGAGAAAGCCAAATCTGGAGACAAAGTGTTTTATGCTGCCTCTCACGTGGAGCATGTAAGGTCCATATTTGAGACTTTATGGATGTCGTTTTTGGCGGCATTAACTCCTCCTTTTAAGGAATATGATGATTTAGAGACCACCATGATGTGCCTAGAAGGGCTAAAAATGTCAATAAAGATATCCACGCGATTTGGTATTGACTATGCAAGGGCTTCTTTTATTGGTGCCCTAATACAATTTGCGAACTTGCAAAACATTCAAGAAATTCAGCCGAAGAATGTAAACGCTATTATCGCATTGCTGGAGGTTGCGTTGtctgagggaaacttctTCAGGGATTCATGGAGGGACGTTCTTGTAATCGCATCGCAAGTGGAAAGATTACAGCTGATATCGAAGGGTGTGGACGGTGAATCAGTTCCAGACGTCGCGCAGGCTCGATTGGCTAACCATAGGAGTTCCTTTGACTCGACGAGATCTATGTCTATGTCCTTTTTTGAGAGATGGACCAAAAAATCCAATCCAATCGAGATTGCGCAGGAAAAGCATCATAATCAGTCCTTGTCTCCTGAGATATATGATTATATCTCCTCCAGCAAACTGGTCGTTCTTATTGATCGTATTTTTACCAACAGTTCAAAGTTGTCTGGTCAGGGTATTATGGACTTTATTAAAGCTCTCATTCAGGTTTCACGTGAAGAGATAGAATCTTCGCAGGACGCCGCTACTCCAAGGATGTTTTCATTGCAGAAAATGGTAGATGTTTGTTATTACAATATGGATCGTATAAGAGTTGAGTGGACACCCATTTGGGCTGTACTCGGAGAAGCGTTTAACTGGACTGCAACTAGTCCGAATCTTGCAGTTGTATTCTTTGCGATTGATTCTTTACGGCAACTTTCTATCCGCTTCCTAGATATTGAGGAGCTTCCTGGTTTTGAATTTCAACATGATTTCTTAAAACCCTTTCAGCACATAATACAGAATACTACAAATACAGATGTCCAGGAAATGTGTATGGAATGCTTCCGTAACTTCATCTTGGTGAAATCGACTACGTTGAAGTCCGGTTGGAAACCAATTTTAGAGTCACTACAATTCTGTGCCAGGTCTTCGAAAGAGAGCATAGTGCTAAAAACTTACCAGCTCATTACTGTGGATGTAATGAAAGATCATTTTGAAAGCGTCTTTGTACAAGAAGATGCGTTTATTGAATTAGTTGGTGTTTTACGAGAGATAACGAAAAACAGGAAATATCAGAAACTGTCTTTACACTCTTTAAAATCACTGAAAAAGATATATCAGAAGGTTGCTGAGCTTTGCTTTAAAAAGGAAAACCAACATTTACTACACGGCAAAGATATTTTTGAAGATATATGGTACCCCGTTCTGTATTCCTTCAATGATGCTGTTATGACTGCTGATGATTTGGAAGTGAGATCGCGCGCCTTAAATTTCATGTTTGATGCCTTGGTGGAATATGGAGGAGAATTTGGCATTAGTTTCTGGGAAAGTGTTTGCACAAGGCTTTTGTTCCCGATATTTGGGGTTCTGTCAAAACATTGGGAAGTTAACCAATTCAATAGTCATGATGACCTCAGTGTGTGGCTATCAACCACTTTGATCCAGGCACTACGTAATATGGTCGCCCTGTTTACGCATTACTTTGATTCACTGAACGAAATGTTGGATGGCTTCCTGGTTTTGTTAGTCTCTTGCATCTGTCAGGAAAATGACACCATTGCCAGGATTGGTAGGTCTTGTCTGCAGCAATTGATTATCCAGAACACCAACAAGTTCGGGACAACGCATTGGGAGCAGGTTACCAACTCGTTTGCCCGGTTATTTGAGCTTACCACTGCCACAGAACTTTTTGAGTCAGATCCATTGAAGCGTGGAAGAAAGCCATCAGTAGCCACAATCAACACCAACGGTACTGCTGAAACCCAATCATGTGCCAGTGATGTTGATCGGGAAGTCGAGCGTGCCCAACGCGAGGAGAAGGGCGAGGATGTTGGCAACGCCAGTACTGAAGAGGATAAGCCTATGAGCCGACTCGTGCGCACGAAAAGCAGCGAGGAGATTGGGCACCGTGTAAGTATTAAGAATACCATCGTGGTAAAATGTgtcctgcagctgcttATGATAGAGTCGCTTAGCGAGCTCTTTGCGGATGAGAACTTCGCAAACGCAATACCCTTCAAAAACGCCATCCGGCTTACCAGTCTTCTAGAATCCTCCTACTGGTTTGCTCGCGACTTTAATGACGACTTTGAGTTGCGTAACCGCCTGGTGAACGCCCGCATCGTGGACAAGATTCCAAACCTCATGAAGCAGGAAACTAGCAGTTCGGCAGTCTTGatcgacatcctcttcaAGATATACTTGAACGATGAAACTCCGGATTCTGAAACCAGTGCCGATCTACTGGCTCGTTTGGTCGGCATATGTACCCAAATTGTCGTGCGCTACGTTGCACTGGACGAGGCTACGATGGAGCGGACGATCGCCACCTGGCGCCCAGTAATTGTGGAGATCCTCCTCGGCTACCATGAGCTAGACGATGATGACTTCAGATCGCAATCCCCGGCGATGTATAAACTCGTGCTACAGGTCCTGGATAAGGCTTGCCCCCTAGATCTGAGACATGCCATCAAGGTATTCCTTTCCAGGGTGGGCGATCTCTACCTGGTGTAG